One genomic window of Gammaproteobacteria bacterium includes the following:
- the ispH gene encoding 4-hydroxy-3-methylbut-2-enyl diphosphate reductase — MQILLANPRGFCAGVDRAIDIVERSLELFGAPVYVRHEVVHNKFVVDGLRTKGAVFVDELEEVPDGATVIFSAHGVSQAVRREAASRNLTVFDATCPLVTKVHMEVSRYSREGRETVLIGHQGHPEVEGTIGQYENAKLGAIYLVESAEDVESLQVKNPEQLAFVTQTTLSMDETSDIIDALRARFPDIIGPYKKDICYATQNRQDAVKQLVDKCDLMLVVGSPNSSNSSRLREIAEKKGVEAYLVEGPEAIEDAWLVGKQSVGVTAGASAPEILVEQLIEVLKSKGANVVQEHDGIREQVVFMMPKELR, encoded by the coding sequence ATGCAGATATTACTTGCCAACCCCCGCGGCTTCTGTGCCGGCGTAGACCGCGCCATCGATATCGTCGAGCGCTCGCTGGAGCTGTTCGGGGCGCCGGTTTACGTGCGTCACGAAGTCGTCCACAACAAGTTTGTGGTCGACGGCCTGCGCACCAAAGGCGCGGTATTCGTGGACGAGCTGGAAGAAGTCCCCGACGGCGCCACCGTGATCTTCAGCGCGCACGGCGTCTCGCAGGCGGTGCGCCGCGAGGCCGCGTCGCGCAATCTCACGGTGTTCGACGCGACCTGTCCGCTGGTAACCAAAGTGCACATGGAAGTCAGCCGCTATTCCAGGGAAGGACGCGAGACCGTACTCATCGGCCACCAGGGTCATCCGGAAGTCGAGGGCACCATCGGTCAGTACGAAAACGCGAAGCTGGGCGCGATCTATCTGGTGGAATCGGCTGAAGATGTCGAAAGTTTACAGGTGAAGAATCCGGAGCAACTGGCGTTCGTGACGCAGACCACCCTCTCGATGGACGAGACCAGCGACATCATCGACGCGCTGCGCGCCAGATTTCCCGATATCATCGGACCTTATAAAAAGGACATCTGCTACGCCACGCAGAACCGGCAGGATGCGGTCAAGCAACTGGTGGACAAGTGCGACCTGATGCTGGTGGTCGGCTCGCCCAACAGTTCGAACTCAAGTCGCCTGCGCGAAATTGCCGAGAAGAAAGGCGTGGAAGCCTATCTGGTCGAAGGGCCGGAAGCCATCGAAGACGCCTGGCTGGTTGGCAAGCAATCCGTCGGTGTCACCGCCGGCGCCTCCGCGCCCGAGATCCTGGTCGAGCAGTTGATCGAGGTACTGAAGAGCAAAGGCGCAAACGTGGTGCAAGAGCACGACGGCATCCGCGAGCAGGTGGTGTTTATGATGCCGAAGGAGCTGCGCTAG
- a CDS encoding DUF2442 domain-containing protein codes for MSFPLGWYRRLIQGTAAERTNWRKIGRGTGIHWEDLDEDVSVEGLIAGRRSGESQESFRRWLEKRTVT; via the coding sequence ATATCCTTCCCTTTAGGGTGGTATCGTCGGTTAATCCAAGGCACCGCCGCGGAGCGAACGAACTGGCGAAAGATTGGACGGGGTACCGGAATTCACTGGGAAGACCTTGACGAAGACGTTAGCGTAGAAGGTCTGATTGCCGGGCGCCGTTCCGGTGAGAGTCAGGAATCCTTCAGGCGCTGGCTTGAAAAACGTACGGTCACTTAA